The sequence ACACCCAGCTTCTGACTGTTCTCTATCGCCACCTTTATCGCATTCCTGTCGCGTTCTATACTTATCACCTCTTTTGCACCCAGTAGTTTCGTACATATTGCCAGTATCCCATCCCCTGACCCCAGATCATAA comes from Methanophagales archaeon and encodes:
- a CDS encoding 50S ribosomal protein L11 methyltransferase; the encoded protein is MLIFTLLHGDIANRTVYDLGSGDGILAICTKLLGAKEVISIERDRNAIKVAIENSQKLGVEVEFRRCDISVLKILQ